GTCCACCGGAGACGATCACCGGCACGGTGTCGCGCCGCGCGTCGTCGTAGCCCGCCTCGACCAGCCCGGTGACGTCGAACAGCCGCTGGTCAACTCGCCCCTCGGCCAGCGCCGACGCCACGTCGGTCGGCACGACGCGCAGGCGGCCCGCGTGCCGGGTGACCTGGAACGAGACGTCCTTCCGGTGCGCGCCGGGGGTGACCGAGACGAGCCGGTCGCCGTCGAGGACGACCCGGTCGCCGGTGACGAGGGTGACGGTCTTCCGGTCCCACTGCGTTGCCTTGCCCTGTGATGTCCTGACCTGCGCGTCGCCGGACGCGGTCCTGTCCGGGGCGGCCGGCGGTGTCCTGTCCGGTGCGGCTTCGGCGGGCGCCGCCGCTCCCGCCAGTACGACGGCCAGCGCCAGCGCCCTTGCTCTTCGCGCCACTCGGACCTCCTCGATCGCTCCGGTACCGATCCGGAGTCAAGCGGTGAAGCGCGTGTTCAGGTTCGTTCCCCTCGGGCTGAACAACGTGTTGTGAACATGCCTTGGCGGAAATTCGGCCGCGCGGTGTCGGTATCGGCGGTGGTCGCCCCATACCGGATTCCGGCCGCCTCCATGCGGGTGGGAATGGTGTTCGGCGACGGAAAGTGGTCGGTATATTGCTGTCGTGACTGAGGGCGAGGGGAGACTGGTCGCTGCGCGTTACCGCCTGCGCCGGGCGCTCGGTCGGGGTGGAATGGGCATCGTCTGGTGTGCGCATGACGAGTACCTCGACAGAGAGGTGGCCATCAAGGAAATCGTGCCGCCGAGGGGGCGGGTGATCCGTGACGACGATCCGGAGGTGCGGCGCGCGTTGCGGGAGGCGAGAGCCGCCGCGAAGCTGAGCAAGCATCCCAGGGTCATCACCGTCCACGACGTGGTGACCGACGGCGGTGGTCTGCCGCTGATCGTGATGGAGCTCCTCCACGGGCGCTCGCTCAGCGAAACCCTGGAGGCCGACGGTCCGATGCCGGTGGACAGGGCCGCCCGGATCGGGATCCAGGTCCTCGAAGCCCTCGACTACGCCCACACCAACGGCGTGCTGCACCGGGACGTCAAACCGGGCAACGTCATGCTCGTCGACGACCAGGTCGTGCTCACCGATTTCGGGATCGCGTTGATCGACGGCGACTCGGTGCTGACCGCGACCGGCCAGCTTCCCGGCGTGCCGGAGTACATCTCGCCGGAGCGGATCAGGGGCGACGAGGCAGCGCCCGCGTCCGACCTGTGGTCGGTCGGCATCATGCTCTACGGCATGGTCGTCGGCCGGACGCCGTTCTCCCGCGGTGACGTCCAGGCCACGCTGGGTGCGGTGCTGTCCTGGGAGCCCAACCCGGATCCGAAGGTCGGCCGGTTGGGGCCGGTGATCGACGGGCTGCTCCGCAAGAAACCCGCCGAGCGCATGTCGGCCAAGAACGCCATCGAGAGGCTGACCGAGATCGCGGCACTGCCGGCCTCGGCGCCGCCCGGGACCAGGGTCCGGCTGGAGTACCCGACCAGGGTGGTCAACCCGGCCGCTGAGCTGACGGTCGCCCACGGCACCGTGCCCAACACCCGCACCGGGGTGCCGCCCTTCCTGCCGCAGCCCACACCGGGACGGGTCGCGCCGGACGCGCCCACCCTGCCCCCGACCTGGCCCGCCAAGCCGCGGTCGAATCGTGTGCCGCTGATCGTGGTCGGCGCCATGGCCGCGGCTGTGGTGGTGGCCGTGGTGGTGGCGAACCTGCCACCGGGCGGTCAGGGCGCCGGGCCGTCGACGACCACCTTGGCCTCGGCGACCACGAGCGGCACTTCGGACGTCGAGCTGAAGCCCTACGAGGAACGCCTGGGCTTCGAGATCGGCATCCCGCCCGACTGGCAGCGTTCCTCCTCGATCGACGGCGCATTCAGCTCTGTCTCCTGGGGTGGCAAGCCGACCGACCCGAAGGTCGGCGCCTTGAAGGTGGAGGTGCAGCGGAACACCGTCAAGCCCGTGGTGCCGGCTCTCGACTTGCTGACGGCCGAAGAAAAGGCCCAGCGGACGCGACCGCAGAACTCCGACTACGAAAAGATCGGGTTGTCCGGCAACGCCTCGTTGGCGGTCTTCGAGTGCACCTACCGCACCGGCGGCGTCTACTACCGCACGCGGACGAGGGCCATGGCGGCGTCCGGAGGGCTCTACAAACTGACGTTCTCGCTGTACGCCAGTGACTCCGGAACGCTGGCGGAGCAGTGGGCGGCAGCGGAACCGCTGATCGCCGGTATCCACGACAGCTTCCGCCTGGTTTAGTGATGAAACGGCAGGTAGTGAAGCCGGGGACCGGTCCCCGGACACCGTCGGTACCATCCCGCCCCGTGACCAGCAAACGCTCGGCGGCCCGCGCGAGTCAGCCGTTCGTCATGATCGCCGTCGTGTGCGTGGCGACTGTGGGCGCGGTCGTGGCCGGAGTGACGCCACCGCTGGCGGCCGCGAAGTTCGCGAACACCGGCCACTGGATGTACAACTCGGTCCTGGGGATGGTGTTCCACGTCGACGGCGCGACGGGCAACCTCGACGCCGAGTTCCCGATCGACGCCGAAGTGGGCAGCCAGGTCCTCCAGAGCGACACCAGCGGCTGGGTGGTCGGCCCGGCCCGGATCACCGAGTTCGACAAGGAGTCGCTGTCACCGCGGCAGTCCGACAAACCACCCTCGGACGAGATCCCGCTGGGCATCGAGGTCGTCGGCGGACCGTACGCGGTCTACCCCAACACCGGCCGGATCATCCGGCTCGGCGACCCGGCCGCGTCGATCCCCACCGATGGTGCGATCGGCAGCCCGGTGGTCACCCCGGACGGCACGATGTGGTTCCACCTCACCGGAAAGGGCCAGATCTGCACGCTGGCCAAGGACGCGGTCGAGGTCTCGGGCTGCCCGGTGTCCGCGCCGCCGGACCACGCGGGCGCGCTGACCATCGTGGACGATCGGCCCGCGTTCCTCGACCTGTTCACGAGCAAGCTGCACACCATCGACGGCGACACGCTCGGCGAGGGCGTCGACCTCGGCGTCCAGCTGTCGCCCAACTCCCGACCCGCCGCACAGGACGCGAACGGCCGGCTGGCCATCCTCGACCCGGGCCCGGCGCAGAGCAGCCTGGTCATGGTGGACACCACGACCACACCGGCCAAGTCGGTG
This is a stretch of genomic DNA from Saccharothrix ecbatanensis. It encodes these proteins:
- a CDS encoding serine/threonine-protein kinase — translated: MTEGEGRLVAARYRLRRALGRGGMGIVWCAHDEYLDREVAIKEIVPPRGRVIRDDDPEVRRALREARAAAKLSKHPRVITVHDVVTDGGGLPLIVMELLHGRSLSETLEADGPMPVDRAARIGIQVLEALDYAHTNGVLHRDVKPGNVMLVDDQVVLTDFGIALIDGDSVLTATGQLPGVPEYISPERIRGDEAAPASDLWSVGIMLYGMVVGRTPFSRGDVQATLGAVLSWEPNPDPKVGRLGPVIDGLLRKKPAERMSAKNAIERLTEIAALPASAPPGTRVRLEYPTRVVNPAAELTVAHGTVPNTRTGVPPFLPQPTPGRVAPDAPTLPPTWPAKPRSNRVPLIVVGAMAAAVVVAVVVANLPPGGQGAGPSTTTLASATTSGTSDVELKPYEERLGFEIGIPPDWQRSSSIDGAFSSVSWGGKPTDPKVGALKVEVQRNTVKPVVPALDLLTAEEKAQRTRPQNSDYEKIGLSGNASLAVFECTYRTGGVYYRTRTRAMAASGGLYKLTFSLYASDSGTLAEQWAAAEPLIAGIHDSFRLV